In the genome of Rhodoferax fermentans, one region contains:
- a CDS encoding TRAP transporter large permease, translating to MALTVLCISFLVFLLLGVPVAFSIALSCIATYWTEGFPLELAFQNMISGMNVFSFLAIPFFIFSGELMLHGGIADKIVNFARNMIGHRRGGLGMANVVACTLFGGVSGSPVADVSAMGGVMIPMMKKEGYSADYAVNVTTHASLCGALMPTSHNLIIYAFAASSSSGLLMGKDIMIKGVSIGDLMFAGLLPVIVLMVCMLFAAYWVAKKEGYPIRADGSSTLDKFAGWNAVLTSGVAALPGMFVVVIILGCIIMGITTATEAAGIAVVYSLFLTFVGYRTMTWEKLMKAAAKAAKTTGVVLLLIGVSTMFQYIMTILEIPDKTAELLLSATTDPIVMFLLINLILFLLGTFMDMASTILICTPLFLPLAIHMGMGPVQFGIVMLLNCALGLNTPPVGTTQFVGCAIGEVSVEQVMKSILPFYGALFAVMAVVTYFPAFSTWIPSLLKGAPVY from the coding sequence ATGGCACTGACCGTTCTCTGCATCAGTTTTCTGGTGTTTTTATTGTTGGGGGTGCCCGTTGCCTTCTCCATCGCGTTGAGTTGTATTGCAACTTACTGGACCGAAGGTTTCCCTCTGGAGCTTGCATTCCAGAACATGATTTCTGGCATGAACGTGTTTTCGTTCCTGGCGATCCCGTTTTTCATTTTCTCGGGTGAGCTGATGCTGCATGGCGGCATCGCGGACAAGATTGTCAACTTTGCCCGCAACATGATCGGTCACCGTCGCGGTGGCTTGGGCATGGCCAACGTGGTTGCTTGCACCTTGTTTGGTGGCGTCTCCGGCTCACCTGTGGCCGACGTCTCCGCCATGGGTGGTGTGATGATCCCGATGATGAAAAAAGAAGGCTACAGCGCCGACTATGCCGTCAACGTGACCACCCACGCATCCCTGTGCGGAGCGCTGATGCCGACCTCCCACAACCTGATCATCTATGCTTTTGCAGCATCGAGCAGCAGCGGCTTGCTGATGGGTAAAGACATCATGATCAAGGGGGTTTCGATTGGGGACTTGATGTTCGCCGGTCTGTTGCCAGTGATTGTGCTGATGGTCTGCATGTTGTTTGCAGCCTACTGGGTGGCCAAGAAGGAAGGTTATCCCATTCGCGCCGATGGCAGCAGCACCTTGGACAAGTTTGCTGGCTGGAATGCGGTGTTGACCTCGGGTGTCGCAGCTTTGCCGGGCATGTTCGTTGTGGTGATCATCCTCGGTTGCATCATCATGGGCATCACGACAGCAACTGAAGCGGCCGGTATTGCTGTGGTGTACTCGTTGTTCTTGACCTTTGTCGGTTACAGAACCATGACTTGGGAAAAGCTGATGAAGGCTGCGGCCAAAGCCGCCAAGACCACCGGTGTGGTGTTGCTGCTGATTGGTGTCTCCACCATGTTCCAGTACATCATGACCATTCTGGAAATTCCGGACAAAACAGCCGAACTGCTGCTCAGCGCCACCACCGATCCGATCGTGATGTTCTTGCTGATCAACCTGATCCTGTTTTTGTTGGGCACCTTCATGGACATGGCCTCGACCATCCTGATCTGCACGCCACTGTTTTTGCCATTGGCCATCCACATGGGCATGGGTCCGGTTCAGTTTGGCATCGTGATGCTGCTTAACTGCGCGCTCGGTCTCAACACACCTCCGGTCGGAACCACCCAGTTTGTGGGGTGTGCGATTGGCGAGGTCTCGGTGGAACAGGTCATGAAAAGCATCTTGCCGTTCTACGGGGCTCTGTTCGCCGTGATGGCTGTGGTGACCTATTTCCCGGCATTCTCTACCTGGATTCCGAGCCTGCTCAAAGGCGCGCCAGTTTACTGA
- a CDS encoding UxaA family hydrolase: MPSSVIRLHASDDVVIATMQLLPGTSLLADKLVVRDLIPPGHKVAAHDIAQGAAVRRYNQIIGFAKVNIAAGQHVHSHNLGMGEFERDYGIGQGVSELPKAEHPATFMGYKRANGKVGTRNYIAIIASVNCSATVVRAIASHFSREKLAAYPNIDGVVALPHPLGCGMGVVSEGMDILRRTMVGYARHPNFAGVLFVGLGCEQNQIAPIVEMVGAHDEGMLQQLVMQAEGGTTAAIKKGIAQVTSMLERANTYQREPASVSHLIVGLNCGGSDGYSGITANPALGGASDLLVSHGGTTILSETPEVYGAEHLLTRRAASPEIAHKLIDRIKWWKDYTTRNGNQMDNNPSVGNKAGGLTTILEKSLGAVAKGGTSTLNGVYLYAEPITAKGFVYMDTPGYDPVSATGQAAGGAQIICFTTGRGSAFGCAGVPTIKLATNNALYERMQDDMDVNCGDLITGTPMTEISQRIFDAIIRHASGEKVRSEELGYGNDEFLPWQVGAVM; this comes from the coding sequence ATGCCATCTTCAGTTATCCGTTTACACGCCAGTGACGATGTGGTGATCGCCACCATGCAGTTGTTGCCAGGTACATCTTTGCTGGCCGACAAGCTGGTGGTGCGCGACCTGATTCCGCCAGGCCATAAAGTGGCCGCACACGACATCGCTCAAGGGGCGGCGGTGCGTCGCTACAACCAGATCATCGGTTTTGCCAAGGTCAACATTGCTGCCGGTCAGCATGTGCATTCGCACAACCTTGGCATGGGCGAGTTTGAGCGCGATTACGGCATTGGCCAAGGTGTTAGCGAGTTGCCAAAAGCTGAGCACCCAGCCACCTTCATGGGCTACAAACGCGCCAATGGCAAGGTCGGAACACGCAATTACATCGCCATCATCGCCTCGGTCAATTGTTCGGCCACGGTGGTACGTGCGATTGCCAGCCATTTCAGCCGGGAAAAGCTGGCTGCCTACCCCAACATCGATGGCGTGGTGGCTTTGCCCCACCCACTGGGTTGTGGCATGGGGGTGGTGAGTGAAGGCATGGACATCCTGCGCCGCACCATGGTCGGTTATGCACGCCACCCGAACTTTGCTGGCGTGTTGTTTGTGGGTCTGGGTTGTGAACAAAACCAGATTGCCCCCATCGTTGAGATGGTGGGTGCCCACGACGAGGGTATGCTGCAACAACTGGTCATGCAGGCCGAAGGTGGCACCACCGCAGCCATCAAGAAAGGCATTGCGCAGGTCACCAGCATGCTGGAACGCGCCAACACCTACCAGCGCGAGCCAGCATCGGTCAGCCATCTGATTGTGGGCCTGAACTGCGGCGGCTCCGATGGTTACTCCGGCATCACCGCCAACCCGGCATTGGGTGGCGCCTCTGATTTGCTGGTGTCACATGGTGGCACCACCATCCTGTCTGAGACACCGGAAGTTTATGGCGCAGAACATCTGTTGACACGTCGCGCCGCCAGCCCCGAGATCGCACACAAACTGATTGACCGCATCAAGTGGTGGAAGGACTACACCACCCGCAACGGCAACCAGATGGACAACAACCCGTCGGTGGGCAACAAGGCGGGCGGCCTGACCACCATTCTGGAGAAATCTTTGGGGGCTGTTGCCAAAGGCGGCACCAGCACACTCAATGGTGTGTACCTGTATGCCGAACCCATCACCGCCAAGGGCTTTGTCTACATGGACACCCCTGGCTACGACCCGGTGTCGGCAACAGGTCAGGCTGCGGGTGGTGCACAAATCATCTGTTTCACCACGGGCCGTGGCTCGGCGTTTGGCTGCGCGGGGGTACCCACCATCAAACTGGCCACCAACAACGCACTCTATGAGCGCATGCAAGATGACATGGACGTCAACTGCGGCGACCTGATCACCGGCACCCCCATGACCGAGATCAGCCAGCGCATCTTCGACGCCATCATTCGGCACGCCTCAGGTGAGAAGGTTCGCAGCGAAGAACTCGGCTATGGCAACGACGAGTTCCTGCCGTGGCAAGTGGGCGCGGTGATGTAA
- the uxaC gene encoding glucuronate isomerase, translating into MSPFMNADFLLPDDCSKRLYHDYAAQMPIIDYHCHLPPADIASNATFRNLAHAWLGGDHYKWRAMRSNGVPEQVITGHEPDYQTFLAWAQTVPRLVGNPLYHWTHLELQRYFGIFEPLSAKTAPAIWEACNAQIVLPEFGARSLLQRMNVRAVGTTDDPADSLEHHIAYAAVRQPGQPVMVPSFRPDRALATDDLVIWQSYIDKLGASANVAIGSYQSLIAALDARHAVFHSLGCRASDHGLAAPFASFASAQAVEAIFAKLLSGTALSANEADIYKTAVLLDVGRMNAKRGWAMQLHMAAVRNLNSAMFKQLGPDTGYDAVNDEQIAAKLGAFMNALQSENMLPKTILYSLNPNDLEVLGTVMGCFQDGSVPGKIQMGSAWWFNDHMDGMRRQMISLGNLGVLSRFVGMLTDSRSFLSFPRHEYFRRILCGLVGGWMENGEIPADFETFGAMVQDISFRNAKNYFAIPGVED; encoded by the coding sequence ATGTCCCCTTTTATGAATGCTGATTTCCTCTTGCCTGACGATTGTTCCAAGAGGCTGTACCACGATTACGCAGCGCAGATGCCGATCATCGACTACCACTGCCACCTGCCCCCCGCTGACATTGCCAGCAATGCTACCTTTCGCAATCTTGCCCATGCTTGGCTGGGTGGTGACCACTATAAATGGCGTGCCATGCGTTCCAACGGTGTGCCTGAGCAAGTCATCACCGGCCATGAACCTGACTACCAAACCTTCTTAGCCTGGGCGCAAACCGTGCCCCGTCTGGTAGGCAACCCGTTGTACCACTGGACCCATCTGGAACTACAACGCTACTTTGGCATCTTTGAACCCCTGTCAGCTAAAACCGCCCCAGCCATCTGGGAGGCCTGCAACGCTCAAATCGTTCTCCCCGAGTTTGGTGCCCGCTCACTGTTGCAGCGTATGAACGTGCGTGCGGTAGGCACCACCGACGATCCCGCAGACTCGCTGGAACACCATATCGCCTACGCCGCCGTGCGTCAACCGGGCCAACCCGTGATGGTGCCGAGCTTCCGCCCGGACCGCGCCCTGGCTACCGACGATCTGGTCATCTGGCAGTCTTACATTGACAAACTCGGTGCCAGTGCCAACGTCGCCATCGGCTCTTACCAGTCGCTGATCGCCGCTCTGGATGCGCGCCACGCCGTGTTTCACAGTCTGGGTTGCCGTGCTTCCGACCACGGTCTGGCAGCGCCTTTTGCCAGTTTTGCAAGTGCCCAGGCCGTTGAAGCCATCTTTGCCAAGTTGTTGAGTGGCACCGCTTTGAGTGCCAACGAGGCGGATATCTACAAGACCGCCGTTTTGCTCGATGTGGGACGCATGAATGCCAAGCGCGGTTGGGCCATGCAGCTGCACATGGCGGCGGTGCGTAATCTCAACAGTGCCATGTTCAAACAGCTGGGGCCGGACACCGGGTACGACGCAGTGAATGACGAGCAGATTGCTGCCAAGCTCGGCGCCTTCATGAATGCGCTGCAAAGCGAGAACATGTTGCCGAAAACCATTCTGTATTCACTCAACCCGAATGACCTGGAAGTGCTGGGCACGGTCATGGGCTGTTTCCAGGACGGCTCGGTGCCAGGCAAGATCCAGATGGGCTCAGCTTGGTGGTTCAATGACCACATGGACGGCATGCGTCGTCAGATGATCAGTTTGGGCAACCTGGGTGTCTTGTCACGATTTGTGGGCATGCTGACCGACTCGCGCAGCTTCTTGTCTTTCCCGCGCCATGAGTACTTCCGCCGCATCCTGTGTGGACTGGTGGGTGGCTGGATGGAAAACGGAGAGATCCCTGCTGACTTTGAGACCTTTGGTGCCATGGTTCAGGACATCAGCTTCCGCAACGCCAAGAACTACTTCGCCATTCCTGGCGTTGAAGATTAA
- a CDS encoding sugar kinase: protein MSALIIKPASEAKWDCASFGEVMLRFDPGFGRVRNARSFQVWEGGGEYNVARAMRKCWGKRAAVVTALPKNDLGWLVEDLIMQGGVDMSHLIWRDFDGLGNNTRVGLNFTEKGFGVRPALGCSDRGHSAASQIRPGEVNWEKLFGEEGVRWFHTGGIFAALASNTAEAVIEAVEVAKKYGTVVAYDLNYRASLWKSQGGKEGAQRVNRHIAKYVDVMIGNEEDFTACLGFEVEGADEHLTKIETDSFKKMIQAAVAAFPNFKVAATTLRKATTATLNDWSALLYYEGQLYQSMKRDNLEIYDRVGGGDGFASGLAYGFLEGKGPQAAVEYGAAHGALAMTTPGDTSMVRVEEVEAAMKGKGARVIR, encoded by the coding sequence ATGTCCGCACTTATTATCAAACCCGCATCGGAAGCCAAATGGGATTGCGCTTCGTTCGGCGAAGTCATGCTGCGTTTTGACCCCGGCTTTGGCCGCGTGCGCAATGCCCGCAGCTTTCAAGTCTGGGAAGGTGGTGGTGAATACAACGTGGCCCGAGCCATGCGCAAATGCTGGGGCAAACGCGCCGCTGTTGTGACCGCCCTGCCCAAGAACGACTTGGGTTGGCTGGTGGAAGACCTGATCATGCAAGGTGGCGTCGACATGAGCCACCTGATCTGGCGTGATTTTGACGGTCTGGGCAACAACACCCGCGTCGGTCTGAACTTCACCGAAAAAGGCTTTGGCGTCCGTCCGGCCCTGGGTTGTTCTGACCGCGGCCACTCTGCCGCCTCTCAGATCCGCCCCGGTGAAGTCAACTGGGAAAAACTGTTTGGTGAAGAAGGTGTGCGTTGGTTCCATACCGGTGGCATTTTTGCCGCACTGGCCAGCAACACCGCCGAAGCCGTGATTGAAGCGGTGGAAGTCGCCAAGAAGTACGGTACCGTGGTCGCTTATGACCTGAACTACCGCGCATCCCTGTGGAAGAGCCAAGGCGGCAAGGAAGGCGCACAACGCGTCAACCGTCACATTGCGAAATACGTCGACGTGATGATTGGCAACGAAGAGGACTTCACCGCCTGCCTGGGCTTTGAAGTGGAAGGCGCCGACGAACACCTGACCAAGATCGAAACTGACAGTTTCAAGAAGATGATTCAGGCTGCCGTAGCCGCGTTCCCCAACTTCAAGGTCGCAGCAACCACCTTGCGCAAGGCAACCACCGCCACGCTCAACGATTGGTCTGCCCTGCTGTATTACGAAGGCCAGTTGTACCAGTCGATGAAGCGCGACAACCTGGAAATTTATGACCGCGTGGGTGGTGGCGACGGTTTTGCTTCCGGCTTGGCCTATGGCTTCCTGGAAGGCAAGGGCCCGCAAGCTGCTGTGGAATACGGTGCAGCCCACGGCGCGCTGGCCATGACCACACCTGGCGACACCTCCATGGTGCGTGTTGAGGAAGTGGAAGCGGCCATGAAGGGCAAAGGCGCCCGCGTGATCCGCTAA
- a CDS encoding TRAP transporter substrate-binding protein produces MKKNVKKILAAALIAAFAAGSAYARDFRSADVHPQDYPTVMTVKKIGEIVSQKTGGKYNVKVFGNSSLGSEKDTVEQVKIGALDMVRVSTAAFHGIIPESMVPSFPFIFRDIKHFRAAMNGPAGDEILAAFDKAGFVGLALWESGARSVYAKKPVRNLADMKGMKIRVQQSDLWVSLVQAMGANPTPIPMAEVYTALKTGLVDAAENNYPSYETAKHYEAAPIYSETQHVMSPEVLVFSKKVWDTLTPEEHKIIRDAVKEAGPYYIDLWTKKEQASKDAAKKAGATFVDDVNKPEFVAAMKPVWDKFSPTPQLKALVQKIVNTK; encoded by the coding sequence ATGAAAAAAAATGTAAAAAAAATCCTAGCGGCGGCACTGATTGCTGCATTCGCTGCAGGTAGCGCTTATGCGCGTGATTTCCGTTCGGCTGACGTGCATCCGCAGGATTACCCTACTGTGATGACCGTCAAGAAAATTGGCGAAATTGTGAGCCAAAAAACCGGTGGCAAATACAACGTCAAAGTGTTTGGCAACAGTTCTCTGGGATCTGAAAAAGACACCGTAGAACAGGTGAAGATTGGCGCATTGGACATGGTCCGCGTCAGCACAGCTGCGTTCCACGGCATCATTCCTGAGTCCATGGTGCCTTCGTTCCCGTTCATTTTCCGGGACATCAAACATTTCCGCGCTGCCATGAACGGCCCTGCTGGCGATGAAATCCTGGCTGCTTTCGACAAAGCCGGCTTTGTGGGCTTGGCTCTGTGGGAGTCCGGTGCACGTTCGGTCTACGCCAAGAAACCGGTGCGCAACCTGGCCGATATGAAAGGCATGAAGATCCGTGTTCAGCAGTCTGATCTGTGGGTCAGCCTGGTGCAAGCCATGGGTGCCAACCCGACACCGATCCCAATGGCCGAGGTTTACACCGCCTTGAAGACCGGTTTGGTCGATGCGGCTGAAAACAACTACCCCTCGTACGAGACCGCCAAACACTACGAAGCTGCACCGATCTACAGCGAAACTCAGCACGTCATGTCACCTGAAGTGTTGGTGTTCTCCAAAAAGGTCTGGGACACGCTCACTCCCGAAGAGCACAAAATCATCCGTGACGCAGTGAAGGAAGCTGGGCCTTACTACATTGATTTGTGGACCAAGAAAGAGCAGGCTTCCAAGGATGCAGCCAAGAAGGCTGGCGCCACCTTTGTGGATGATGTCAACAAGCCAGAGTTTGTTGCCGCTATGAAGCCGGTTTGGGACAAGTTCTCTCCAACACCTCAACTGAAGGCGTTGGTTCAGAAGATCGTTAACACCAAGTAA
- the uxuA gene encoding mannonate dehydratase, producing MKMTFRWYGESDPVKLEYIRQIPGMYGIVSAIYDVPVGEVWPIDKLQALRDRIEGAGLKFEVVESVPTHEDIKLGKPSRDRLIANFQQNIRNCAAVGVKVICYNFMPVFDWTRTEMAKQLPDGSFTLAFDAEAVAKIDPEKGISLPGWDASYKPEELKNLLAEYKAVDEEALWANLEYFLKAIIPVAEEVGIKMAMHPDDPPRPIFGLPRIVKNRDDLARLVGIVDSTSNGLTLCSGSLGADLCNNIPSLVKEFGGQGRIHFGHLRNVKVEPDGTFYESTHRSCDGSLDMAAIVKAYHDVGFEGYWRPDHGRMIWGETGKPGYGLYDRALGAVYLNGLWEAVSKYTQAKV from the coding sequence ATGAAAATGACATTCCGCTGGTACGGTGAATCCGACCCGGTCAAACTCGAATACATCCGCCAGATCCCCGGCATGTACGGCATCGTGTCGGCCATCTACGACGTGCCCGTCGGTGAAGTCTGGCCCATCGACAAATTGCAAGCCCTGCGTGACCGCATCGAAGGCGCAGGCCTCAAATTCGAAGTGGTTGAGAGCGTACCCACCCATGAAGACATCAAACTGGGCAAACCCAGCCGGGACCGCCTGATTGCCAACTTCCAGCAAAACATCCGCAACTGCGCGGCCGTGGGTGTGAAGGTGATCTGCTACAACTTCATGCCGGTGTTTGACTGGACCCGCACCGAAATGGCCAAACAGCTGCCTGACGGCTCCTTCACCCTGGCCTTTGATGCCGAAGCGGTGGCCAAGATCGACCCGGAGAAGGGCATCTCCCTGCCGGGCTGGGATGCCAGCTACAAACCCGAAGAACTCAAGAACCTGCTGGCCGAGTACAAGGCCGTCGACGAAGAAGCCCTGTGGGCCAACCTGGAGTACTTCCTCAAGGCCATCATCCCGGTGGCTGAAGAGGTGGGCATCAAGATGGCCATGCACCCCGATGATCCGCCGCGCCCGATCTTTGGCCTGCCACGCATTGTCAAAAACCGTGATGACCTGGCACGTCTGGTCGGAATAGTGGACTCCACCTCCAACGGCCTGACCTTGTGCTCGGGCTCCCTGGGTGCGGACCTGTGCAACAACATCCCCTCGTTGGTCAAGGAGTTTGGTGGCCAGGGGCGTATCCACTTTGGGCACCTGCGCAACGTCAAGGTCGAGCCCGATGGCACCTTCTACGAGTCCACCCATCGCTCCTGTGATGGTTCACTCGATATGGCGGCCATTGTGAAGGCCTACCATGACGTGGGCTTTGAGGGGTACTGGCGTCCGGACCATGGCCGCATGATCTGGGGTGAGACTGGCAAGCCAGGTTATGGCCTGTATGACCGGGCCCTGGGGGCGGTCTACCTCAACGGCTTGTGGGAAGCGGTGAGCAAATACACGCAGGCTAAGGTCTGA
- a CDS encoding bifunctional 4-hydroxy-2-oxoglutarate aldolase/2-dehydro-3-deoxy-phosphogluconate aldolase, whose translation MASKDRMAVLSAMMKQSIIPVFYHPDVELCINVIQACANAGAKCVEFTNRGDFAAQVFLDVTRHFAKADPSVIMGVGSIVDAPTAGLFIANGAKFVVGPLLNADVAKVCNRRGIPYSPGCGSATEIGDAQELGVEIVKVFPGSSVGGPDFVKSVMGPMPWTRIMPTGGVEPTEESLRKWFGAGIVACGIGSNMITKKLLDAKDYKGIEDNVRKTVELAASIKAELAAK comes from the coding sequence ATGGCATCAAAAGATCGTATGGCAGTCCTTTCGGCGATGATGAAACAAAGCATCATCCCGGTTTTTTACCACCCAGATGTTGAACTGTGTATCAACGTCATCCAGGCCTGCGCCAACGCGGGCGCCAAGTGTGTCGAGTTCACCAACCGTGGTGACTTCGCTGCACAAGTGTTCCTGGACGTGACCCGCCACTTCGCCAAGGCTGACCCATCGGTGATCATGGGTGTAGGCTCGATCGTGGACGCACCCACCGCCGGCTTGTTTATCGCCAACGGCGCCAAGTTTGTGGTTGGCCCGCTGCTGAACGCTGATGTGGCCAAGGTTTGTAACCGCCGTGGCATCCCCTACAGCCCAGGCTGCGGCTCGGCCACCGAAATCGGTGACGCGCAAGAGTTGGGCGTTGAAATCGTCAAGGTGTTCCCTGGCTCGTCCGTGGGTGGCCCCGACTTTGTCAAGAGTGTGATGGGCCCCATGCCCTGGACCCGCATCATGCCCACTGGCGGCGTGGAACCCACCGAAGAGTCTTTGCGCAAGTGGTTTGGTGCCGGCATTGTGGCCTGTGGCATTGGCTCCAACATGATCACCAAGAAACTGCTCGACGCCAAGGATTACAAAGGCATCGAAGACAACGTGCGCAAGACGGTCGAGCTGGCCGCCTCCATCAAGGCCGAACTGGCCGCCAAATAA
- a CDS encoding TRAP transporter small permease: MKWLTWLNSRLSRWAMYIAVACLLGIVGVVFGSVIWRYALNDAPAWSEQVALILVINVAMFGASAGVRDEGHIGMESLVGLLPAKFQFWVGNLVGLITIVFGSFLAWGCWTMAVSVWTNQIPTLGISEAFRYLPCVAAGLMIVLFSIEHLIAMSSDTKVIPSWH; encoded by the coding sequence ATGAAATGGCTAACGTGGCTTAACAGCCGCCTGTCGCGTTGGGCAATGTACATTGCTGTGGCGTGCCTGCTTGGCATCGTTGGTGTGGTATTCGGGTCCGTGATCTGGCGTTATGCGCTCAACGATGCACCCGCCTGGTCTGAGCAAGTAGCGTTGATTCTGGTGATCAATGTGGCCATGTTTGGCGCCTCGGCCGGAGTTCGAGACGAAGGACACATCGGCATGGAATCCCTGGTTGGCCTGTTGCCTGCCAAATTCCAGTTTTGGGTTGGCAACTTGGTGGGTTTGATCACCATTGTTTTTGGCAGTTTTCTCGCTTGGGGTTGCTGGACCATGGCTGTGTCAGTGTGGACCAACCAGATTCCAACCCTGGGTATTTCGGAGGCCTTTCGTTACCTGCCCTGTGTCGCGGCTGGGTTGATGATTGTGCTGTTTTCCATTGAGCATCTGATTGCGATGTCTTCTGACACGAAAGTAATTCCATCATGGCACTGA
- a CDS encoding mannitol dehydrogenase family protein, with protein sequence MRLSAHSLSHLPESVTRPSYDRSQVVGSIVHLGIGAFHRAHQAMFTEAVLASGDLAWGIVGAGVISADMKNALVPQDGLYTLAEMGADGENIKVIGSIIDVLGGAEDADKLLAKMSDVSTRIVSITVTEKGYYLDPASGKLQLQAPAIAADLDTPSSPKTVLGLIVQALKNRRAAGILPFTVLSCDNLPNNGILAKAAVLAFAREVDADLATWIEAKVTFPCTMVDRITPATTDADRAHITQAIGMQDAWPVVTEQFVQWVIEDQFTMGRPDWTIGGAIFSDEIECWENMKLRCLNGAHSTLAYLGQLTGRETVADAMQLPLITDILDPLWVEIREVLHAPKGVNPAEYVESLKQRFRNPALKHRTAQIASDGSQKLPQRLLAPLRDRQAKGLTSPMIATAIAAWMHFAVKTAHTADAVLNDPLSADILAQARSSTNPATVVENLLSIEKIFGTDLRAHAGFKAELLAAFERLAKHPQVAVATQLVF encoded by the coding sequence ATGCGCCTATCTGCCCATAGCCTGTCCCACCTGCCCGAGTCGGTCACCCGACCATCCTACGACCGCAGCCAAGTGGTTGGATCCATCGTGCACCTGGGCATAGGCGCCTTTCACCGGGCGCACCAAGCCATGTTCACCGAAGCCGTACTGGCCTCAGGTGACCTGGCCTGGGGCATTGTGGGCGCTGGTGTCATCTCTGCGGATATGAAAAACGCCCTGGTCCCCCAGGACGGCCTCTACACCCTGGCTGAAATGGGCGCCGATGGTGAAAACATCAAAGTCATCGGCTCCATCATCGACGTCCTCGGTGGTGCAGAAGACGCCGACAAACTGCTGGCCAAGATGAGCGACGTCAGCACCCGCATCGTCAGCATCACCGTCACAGAAAAAGGCTACTACCTCGACCCCGCCAGCGGCAAACTGCAACTCCAGGCCCCAGCCATTGCCGCTGACCTGGACACCCCCAGCAGCCCCAAAACCGTGCTCGGCCTGATCGTCCAGGCCCTCAAAAACCGCCGCGCAGCAGGCATCCTGCCCTTCACCGTCCTGTCTTGCGACAACCTGCCCAACAACGGCATCCTGGCCAAAGCCGCCGTGCTCGCCTTTGCCCGCGAAGTCGATGCCGACCTGGCCACCTGGATCGAAGCCAAAGTCACCTTCCCCTGCACCATGGTTGACCGCATCACCCCGGCCACCACCGATGCAGACCGTGCCCACATCACCCAAGCCATCGGCATGCAAGACGCCTGGCCCGTGGTCACCGAACAATTTGTGCAATGGGTCATCGAAGACCAATTCACCATGGGTCGCCCCGACTGGACCATCGGTGGGGCCATCTTCTCCGACGAGATCGAATGCTGGGAGAACATGAAACTGCGCTGCCTCAACGGCGCGCACTCCACCCTGGCCTACCTGGGTCAACTCACCGGCCGTGAAACCGTGGCCGATGCCATGCAACTGCCCCTGATCACCGACATCCTGGACCCGCTGTGGGTCGAGATCCGTGAAGTGTTGCATGCCCCCAAAGGTGTCAACCCGGCCGAGTACGTGGAAAGCCTCAAACAACGCTTTCGCAACCCCGCCCTCAAACACCGCACCGCACAGATTGCCTCCGACGGCTCACAAAAGCTGCCGCAGCGCCTGCTCGCGCCCTTGCGTGACCGCCAAGCCAAAGGCCTGACTTCGCCGATGATCGCCACCGCGATTGCCGCCTGGATGCACTTTGCCGTCAAAACCGCTCACACCGCAGACGCCGTGCTCAACGACCCCCTGTCAGCCGACATCCTGGCCCAGGCCCGCAGCAGCACCAACCCCGCCACCGTGGTGGAGAACCTGCTGTCGATTGAGAAAATCTTCGGCACCGACCTGCGTGCCCATGCCGGCTTCAAAGCCGAACTGCTGGCCGCCTTTGAGCGCCTGGCCAAACACCCGCAAGTGGCCGTGGCCACCCAACTCGTGTTCTAA